Proteins from a single region of Antechinus flavipes isolate AdamAnt ecotype Samford, QLD, Australia chromosome 2, AdamAnt_v2, whole genome shotgun sequence:
- the PPP2R3C gene encoding serine/threonine-protein phosphatase 2A regulatory subunit B'' subunit gamma isoform X2, which produces MDWKEVLRRRLAVPNSKKNEKELKEEEMDLFTKYYTEWKGGRKIANAFYKSIPRFYYRLPAEDEVLLQKLREESRAVFLQRKSRELLDNEELQNLWFLLDKHQTPPMIGEEAMINYENFLKVGEKSGPKCKQFFMAKVFAKLIHTDPYGRISIMQFFNYVMRKVWLHQTRIGLSLYDVAGQGYLRESDLENYILELIPTLPQLDGLEKSFYSFYVCTAVRKFFFFLDPLRTGKIKIQDILACSFLDDLLELRDEELSKESQETNWFSAPSALRVYGQYLNLDKDHNGMLSKEELSRYGTATMTNVFLDRVFQECLTYDGEMDYKTYLDFVLALENRKEPAALQYIFKLLDIENRGYLNVFSLNYFFRAIQELMKIHGQDPVSFQDVKDEIFDMVKPKDPLKISLQDLISSNQGDTVTTILIDLNGFWTYENREALVANDNENTADLEDT; this is translated from the exons ATGGATTGGAAAGAGGTGCTACGGCGACGGTTAGCAGTCCCAAATT caaaaaaaaatgaaaaagaacttaaagaggaagaaatggatcTGTTTACAAAATACTACACAGAATggaaaggaggtagaaaaattgCAAATGCATTCTACAAATCTATTCCACGATTTTATTATAGG CTCCCAGCTGAAGACGAAGTTTTATTGCAGAAATTAAGAGAAGAGTCTAGAGCTGTTTTTCTGCAAAGGAAAAGTAGGGAACTGTTAGACAATGAAGAATTACAg AATTTATGGTTTCTACTGGACAAACACCAGACACCACCTATGATTGGGGAGGaagcaatgatcaattatgaaaactTTTTGAAAGTTGGAGAAAAATCTGGACCAAAGTGCAA gcagttcTTTATGGCAAAAGTTTTTGCTAAACTTATTCACACAGATCCCTATGGAAGAATATCTATCATGCAGTTCTTTAATTATGTTATGAGAAAAG TGTGGCTCCACCAAACAAGAATAGGGCTTAGTTTATATGATGTGGCTGGCCAAGGTTACCTTCGCGAATCA gatttagaaaactacatattagaACTTATCCCCACTCTGCCACAGTTAGATGGACTagaaaaatccttttattccttttatgtCTGCACTGCAGTTAGgaagttcttcttcttcttagatCCTCTGAGAACAG gaaagataaaaatacaagatATTTTAGCATGCAGCTTCTTAGATGATTTACTAGAG CTTAGGGATGAAGAACTTTCCAAGGAAAGTCAAGAAACAAATTGGTTTTCTGCTCCTTCTGCTTTGCGGGTTTATG GCCAATACCTGAATCTTGATAAAGACCACAATGGAATGCTCAGCAAAGAAGAACTCTCCCGATATGGAACAGCAACTATGACCAATGTCTTCCTTGATCGTGTCTTCCAAGAGTGCCTTACTTATGATGGAGAAATG GATTATAAAACCTATCTAGACTTTGTGCTTGCATTAGAAAACCGAAAAGAACCTGCTGCATtgcaatatattttcaaattgcttGATATAGAGAACAGAGGATACCTGAATGTCTTTTCCCTTAATTATTTCTTCAGG GCTATACAAGAATTAATGAAAATCCATGGACAAGATCCTGTCTCATTTCAAGATGTTAAG GATGAAATTTTTGACATGGTGAAACCTAAGGATCCCTTGAAAATATCCCTTCAAGATTTAATCAGCAGTAATCAAGGAGACACTGTCACTACCATCCTAATTGATCTGAATGGCTTCTGGACTTATGAGAACAGAGAGGCTCTTGTTGCAAATGATAATGAAAACACTGCAGACCTAGAGGACACATGA
- the PPP2R3C gene encoding serine/threonine-protein phosphatase 2A regulatory subunit B'' subunit gamma isoform X1, which yields MDWKEVLRRRLAVPNCECEKLDRHGEGGKWEREGRLLVVLGEQPRKEAKKNEKELKEEEMDLFTKYYTEWKGGRKIANAFYKSIPRFYYRLPAEDEVLLQKLREESRAVFLQRKSRELLDNEELQNLWFLLDKHQTPPMIGEEAMINYENFLKVGEKSGPKCKQFFMAKVFAKLIHTDPYGRISIMQFFNYVMRKVWLHQTRIGLSLYDVAGQGYLRESDLENYILELIPTLPQLDGLEKSFYSFYVCTAVRKFFFFLDPLRTGKIKIQDILACSFLDDLLELRDEELSKESQETNWFSAPSALRVYGQYLNLDKDHNGMLSKEELSRYGTATMTNVFLDRVFQECLTYDGEMDYKTYLDFVLALENRKEPAALQYIFKLLDIENRGYLNVFSLNYFFRAIQELMKIHGQDPVSFQDVKDEIFDMVKPKDPLKISLQDLISSNQGDTVTTILIDLNGFWTYENREALVANDNENTADLEDT from the exons ATGGATTGGAAAGAGGTGCTACGGCGACGGTTAGCAGTCCCAAATTGTGAGTGCGAGAAGTTAGACAGACACGGAGAAGGCGGGAAGTGGGAGCGGGAAGGTCGCCTTCTGGTGGTCCTCGGGGAGCAGCCGCGAAAGGAGG caaaaaaaaatgaaaaagaacttaaagaggaagaaatggatcTGTTTACAAAATACTACACAGAATggaaaggaggtagaaaaattgCAAATGCATTCTACAAATCTATTCCACGATTTTATTATAGG CTCCCAGCTGAAGACGAAGTTTTATTGCAGAAATTAAGAGAAGAGTCTAGAGCTGTTTTTCTGCAAAGGAAAAGTAGGGAACTGTTAGACAATGAAGAATTACAg AATTTATGGTTTCTACTGGACAAACACCAGACACCACCTATGATTGGGGAGGaagcaatgatcaattatgaaaactTTTTGAAAGTTGGAGAAAAATCTGGACCAAAGTGCAA gcagttcTTTATGGCAAAAGTTTTTGCTAAACTTATTCACACAGATCCCTATGGAAGAATATCTATCATGCAGTTCTTTAATTATGTTATGAGAAAAG TGTGGCTCCACCAAACAAGAATAGGGCTTAGTTTATATGATGTGGCTGGCCAAGGTTACCTTCGCGAATCA gatttagaaaactacatattagaACTTATCCCCACTCTGCCACAGTTAGATGGACTagaaaaatccttttattccttttatgtCTGCACTGCAGTTAGgaagttcttcttcttcttagatCCTCTGAGAACAG gaaagataaaaatacaagatATTTTAGCATGCAGCTTCTTAGATGATTTACTAGAG CTTAGGGATGAAGAACTTTCCAAGGAAAGTCAAGAAACAAATTGGTTTTCTGCTCCTTCTGCTTTGCGGGTTTATG GCCAATACCTGAATCTTGATAAAGACCACAATGGAATGCTCAGCAAAGAAGAACTCTCCCGATATGGAACAGCAACTATGACCAATGTCTTCCTTGATCGTGTCTTCCAAGAGTGCCTTACTTATGATGGAGAAATG GATTATAAAACCTATCTAGACTTTGTGCTTGCATTAGAAAACCGAAAAGAACCTGCTGCATtgcaatatattttcaaattgcttGATATAGAGAACAGAGGATACCTGAATGTCTTTTCCCTTAATTATTTCTTCAGG GCTATACAAGAATTAATGAAAATCCATGGACAAGATCCTGTCTCATTTCAAGATGTTAAG GATGAAATTTTTGACATGGTGAAACCTAAGGATCCCTTGAAAATATCCCTTCAAGATTTAATCAGCAGTAATCAAGGAGACACTGTCACTACCATCCTAATTGATCTGAATGGCTTCTGGACTTATGAGAACAGAGAGGCTCTTGTTGCAAATGATAATGAAAACACTGCAGACCTAGAGGACACATGA
- the PPP2R3C gene encoding serine/threonine-protein phosphatase 2A regulatory subunit B'' subunit gamma isoform X3 — protein sequence MIGEEAMINYENFLKVGEKSGPKCKQFFMAKVFAKLIHTDPYGRISIMQFFNYVMRKVWLHQTRIGLSLYDVAGQGYLRESDLENYILELIPTLPQLDGLEKSFYSFYVCTAVRKFFFFLDPLRTGKIKIQDILACSFLDDLLELRDEELSKESQETNWFSAPSALRVYGQYLNLDKDHNGMLSKEELSRYGTATMTNVFLDRVFQECLTYDGEMDYKTYLDFVLALENRKEPAALQYIFKLLDIENRGYLNVFSLNYFFRAIQELMKIHGQDPVSFQDVKDEIFDMVKPKDPLKISLQDLISSNQGDTVTTILIDLNGFWTYENREALVANDNENTADLEDT from the exons ATGATTGGGGAGGaagcaatgatcaattatgaaaactTTTTGAAAGTTGGAGAAAAATCTGGACCAAAGTGCAA gcagttcTTTATGGCAAAAGTTTTTGCTAAACTTATTCACACAGATCCCTATGGAAGAATATCTATCATGCAGTTCTTTAATTATGTTATGAGAAAAG TGTGGCTCCACCAAACAAGAATAGGGCTTAGTTTATATGATGTGGCTGGCCAAGGTTACCTTCGCGAATCA gatttagaaaactacatattagaACTTATCCCCACTCTGCCACAGTTAGATGGACTagaaaaatccttttattccttttatgtCTGCACTGCAGTTAGgaagttcttcttcttcttagatCCTCTGAGAACAG gaaagataaaaatacaagatATTTTAGCATGCAGCTTCTTAGATGATTTACTAGAG CTTAGGGATGAAGAACTTTCCAAGGAAAGTCAAGAAACAAATTGGTTTTCTGCTCCTTCTGCTTTGCGGGTTTATG GCCAATACCTGAATCTTGATAAAGACCACAATGGAATGCTCAGCAAAGAAGAACTCTCCCGATATGGAACAGCAACTATGACCAATGTCTTCCTTGATCGTGTCTTCCAAGAGTGCCTTACTTATGATGGAGAAATG GATTATAAAACCTATCTAGACTTTGTGCTTGCATTAGAAAACCGAAAAGAACCTGCTGCATtgcaatatattttcaaattgcttGATATAGAGAACAGAGGATACCTGAATGTCTTTTCCCTTAATTATTTCTTCAGG GCTATACAAGAATTAATGAAAATCCATGGACAAGATCCTGTCTCATTTCAAGATGTTAAG GATGAAATTTTTGACATGGTGAAACCTAAGGATCCCTTGAAAATATCCCTTCAAGATTTAATCAGCAGTAATCAAGGAGACACTGTCACTACCATCCTAATTGATCTGAATGGCTTCTGGACTTATGAGAACAGAGAGGCTCTTGTTGCAAATGATAATGAAAACACTGCAGACCTAGAGGACACATGA